The following coding sequences are from one Bacillaceae bacterium S4-13-56 window:
- a CDS encoding type IV pilus twitching motility protein PilT, with translation MRDNIEKLLYSAYKEYASDVHLTAGLPPILRVHGQLKRLDLAPYSNQELKDIALHLMPNHLEDTLRTDGEIDFSYELKDISRFRVNVYKQNDGLSIAIRLIPTQVPVIEELRLPTVLTKIASKPQGLVLVTGPTGSGKSTTLASMIDYINTSFNKHIITLEDPIEYIHQHKKSVIEQREVGRDTKKFSTGLRAALRQDPDVILVGEMRDLETISTAVTAAETGHLVFGTLHTNSAPATIERIVDVFPAEQQAQIRFQLASVLIGVISQRLFPLKTGTGRIAATEILVQTHAVSNLIRNQKIHQLPNLMQTSRDVGMHTLEMNLKSLLQRQIVSYESVQGYLEDNAYGSI, from the coding sequence ATGAGAGATAATATCGAAAAATTACTGTATTCAGCATATAAGGAATATGCTTCTGATGTGCATTTAACAGCTGGCTTACCTCCCATATTGCGTGTTCATGGTCAACTAAAGAGGTTAGATTTAGCACCCTACTCTAATCAAGAACTGAAGGATATCGCCTTACACTTAATGCCAAACCATTTAGAGGATACATTAAGAACCGATGGAGAAATCGACTTTTCCTACGAGCTAAAAGATATCTCAAGGTTTAGAGTGAATGTTTATAAACAAAATGACGGTTTATCCATTGCCATTAGGCTTATTCCTACTCAAGTCCCTGTTATTGAAGAGTTACGACTCCCAACCGTCCTAACTAAAATAGCATCTAAACCACAGGGACTAGTATTGGTAACGGGTCCGACTGGTAGTGGTAAATCTACTACACTAGCATCAATGATTGATTATATCAATACCAGTTTTAACAAGCACATTATTACATTAGAAGATCCGATTGAATATATACATCAGCACAAAAAATCAGTGATAGAACAACGTGAAGTTGGAAGAGATACGAAGAAATTCTCTACCGGGTTACGGGCTGCCCTCCGACAAGACCCTGATGTAATCCTTGTTGGGGAAATGAGAGATCTTGAAACAATTTCAACAGCTGTGACAGCAGCTGAAACGGGGCACTTAGTATTTGGAACATTGCATACGAATAGTGCACCAGCAACCATTGAAAGAATTGTCGATGTTTTTCCAGCGGAGCAACAAGCACAAATACGGTTTCAGCTAGCTTCCGTGCTCATAGGTGTTATATCACAGAGATTATTTCCATTGAAGACAGGAACTGGCCGAATCGCCGCAACAGAAATATTAGTACAGACCCACGCTGTAAGTAATTTAATTCGTAATCAAAAAATACACCAACTTCCAAACCTAATGCAAACATCCAGAGATGTTGGTATGCACACACTGGAAATGAACTTAAAATCCCTCTTACAAAGACAGATTGTATCCTATGAGTCCGTTCAAGGTTATTTGGAGGATAATGCTTATGGCTCAATTTAA